Proteins encoded within one genomic window of Brienomyrus brachyistius isolate T26 chromosome 22, BBRACH_0.4, whole genome shotgun sequence:
- the camsap3 gene encoding calmodulin-regulated spectrin-associated protein 3 isoform X2, producing the protein MVDSNAMKRTFVVPDIKPLDQYDLTRAKICASLGWLLSKAYGSAENVPVELRDPFYSDQYEQEHIKPPVTHLLLSSELYCRACGLLLGGHSGAPAPPRDNPALLQLLSKRGVAPKDQDVPVTEADLRQKPIKMSAHLAVMDALMAVGATETLKAAKMPSKVEQPGGKPEWEKALLYWVNRLNQRLRESEELTKRPHPSPDLQPVQPACSTRWYWKLVPNRYRKDKMAPRHPPSFPVVAGVKDLANGCALASLIHYYCPRLLHLEDLCLKDAMSVADSLYNLQLIRDFCDGCLHSCCPLSLEDLLYTPPPLQANILSFVAELLNWFEVRRPEFVQPLEPLDLEDTSGLNDCITQNSGSNSASPSPFKAPFLPVSSPMTPEGFGKTWTKKPFSRPLSSAVSFSIPFGLDSDVEVVMGNPVASITRSASSDCLNPTSRPAYTPPEDLSQLLDHEPGPAGPQASHRASWSTHARPTRALENGLGEGVDLPTIEEALQIIHNESKLEPRLHPDGAPDGFYLHSPDGSPAPLSSSAPAHPGILCRAGEDRELGRRRSRRTSEGSRDDDSVLRDGSVDSDASEDLPKTQGVTPVDAVTPLGRPSEPHGDDGPDSGVRMTTFAERKKKLVPDTPTGEAPPTPMTTWAQKSEESPGKSPALNTEMSELGARLEERRRAIEAQKKRIEAIFAKHRQRLGKSAFLQLKREQQPDEDPAAEGPDEPDGAVSQAGEEPAQDQKSPVPVEAPPTLEKQVTFSMGPAPLGEYNSAVSKLSAALSSLQTDMQRLSEQQNQLLRKKGARTAPGTQAWVIPADSKPAGAGPRFAREPARDHPVAASSASPSPSRKATPSKSPQASHRRAQSAPPKSPKQQHHSRPVELKFPPLTRVLTPPQNVDTLPHLRRVSPRQCKVQTTSSFSLGGDCPLEPPGRLLDDSVSETGSSEEPTAVLLDLDGLARREPGISGGSGAPSECSFESDGSAPFGGKRSSLIEIPLSSLRGEEPDDATDGFSDSMSDQTEPEQRAGVGFFFKEDETRPEDEMAQRRAALLERQQKRAEEMKRRKQEQEKEREARLAALDGSRTPGAEDRPPSAITPPPTRTPPPEGTPQRRGDFTRQEYQRRQQLKIMEDLDKVLRQKPTTVRAVKKQRPKTVFRDDSVLSRSPAKGSIGSKLNKVYSHSTLSLSTMANDTGNSGTLTVRKSPSRSHSPARLMSPSRLASQNGDKDWDVASTVSSPASVPEYTGPKLYKEPSFKSNKFIIHNAISRCCLAGKVNEAQKKKIVEEMEKCTANHFLILFRDSSCQFRAVYTMNPETEELVRLAGTGPRVLCSSMVESIYKYSSDRKQFTAIPSKTMSMSVDAFTIPAHLWQSKRPGTPKKPSTPK; encoded by the exons ATGGTGGATTCCAATGCGATGAAGAGGACTTTCGTGGTCCCGGACATCAAGCCTTTGGATCAGTACGATTTGACTAGGGCGAAAATATGCGCCAGTTTGGGCTGGCTTCTGTCTAAAGCGTACGGCAGTgcag AGAACGTGCCTGTGGAGCTGCGGGACCCCTTCTACAGTGACCAGTATGAACAGGAGCACATCAAGCCCCCCGTCACGCACCTTCTGCTATCTTCTGAGCTGTACTGCCGGGCCTGCGGCCTGCTGCTAGGAGGCCACTCTGGGGCTCCGGCGCCCCCTAGAGACAACCCTGccctcctgcagctcctctcCAAGAGGGGCGTGGCCCCAAAGGACCAGGATGTCCCAGTGACAGAGGCCGACCTTCGACAGAAGCCTATCAAGATG AGTGCCCACTTGGCAGTGATGGACGCCCTGATGGCCGTGGGCGCCACGGAGACCCTGAAGGCGGCGAAGATGCCAAGCAAGGTCGAGCAGCCGGGAGGCAAGCCTGAATGGGAAAAAGCCCTTCTCTACTGGGTCAACCGG TTGAACCAGAGACTCAGAGAGAGTGAAGAACTGACCAAGAGACCTCATCCCAGCCCAGACTTACAGCCTGTACAGCCTGCT TGCTCGACCCGCTGGTACTGGAAGCTTGTTCCT AATCGTTACAGGAAGGATAAGATGGCACCCAGACACCCCCCTAGTTTCCCAGTAGTGGCCGGTGTGAAGGACCTCGCTAATGGCTGTGCACTTGCATCACTCATCCATTACTACTGCCCCAGACTGCTGCATCTAGAAG ATCTGTGTTTGAAGGACGCAATGTCCGTGGCAGATAGCCTTTACAACCTGCAGCTGATTCGGGATTTTTGCGATGGCTGCTTGCATAGCTGCTGCCCCCTATCTCTGGAGGACCTACTCTACACCCCACCGCCACTCCAG GCCAATATCTTGAGCTTTGTGGCAGAGCTGCTGAACTGGTTTGAAGTGCGCCGGCCCGAGTTTGTCCAACCGCTAGAACCTCTGGACCTGGAAG ATACCTCTGGGCTGAATGACTGCATTACCCAGAACAGCGGCAGCAACAG TGCCTCTCCCTCCCCGTTCAAAGCGCCCTTTCTGCCCGTCTCCTCACCCATGACCCCAG AAGGATTCGGGAAAACATGGACTAAGAAGCCATTTAG tcGTCCCCTCTCCTCTGCCGTCTCCTTCAGCATCCCGTTCGGCCTGGACAGTGACGTGGAGGTGGTGATGGGCAATCCCGTCGCCTCTATCACCCGTTCCGCGAGCTCCGACTGCCTGAATCCCACCAGCCGGCCCGCCTACACGCCACCGGAGGACCTCAGCCAGCTCCTGGACCATGAACCGGGGCCCGCTGGGCCCCAGGCATCACACCGGGCCTCATGGAGCACACATGCACGCCCcacccgggctttggagaacgGACTGGGCGAGGGGGTGGACCTGCCCACCATTGAGGAGGCGCTGCAGATCATCCACAATGAGAGCAAGCTGGAGCCTCGACTGCACCCCGACGGAGCCCCCGACGGCTTCTACTTGCACTCCCCCGATGGCAGCCCAGCCCCCCTCAGCTCCTCGGCCCCAGCCCATCCGGGTATCCTGTGTCGTGCTGGGGAAGATCGGGAGTTGGGCCGGAGGCGGAGCCGGCGAACCTCGGAGGGCTCTCGGGACGACGACTCGGTCCTGCGGGATGGCAGTGTGGACTCTGATGCTTCTGAGGATCTCCCCAAGACCCAGGGGGTCACGCCAGTGGATGCTGTGACTCCGCTGGGCCGTCCATCGGAACCCCATGGCGACGATGGCCCCGACAGTGGCGTGCGGATGACCACCTTCGCAGAGCGTAAGAAGAAGCTGGTGCCGGACACGCCCACCGGCGAGGCTCCGCCCACTCCCATGACCACCTGGGCCCAGAAGTCGGAGGAAAGTCCTGGCAAGAGCCCCGCCCTCAACACGGAGATGTCGGAGCTGGGGGCGCGACTGGAGGAGCGGCGCCGGGCCATCGAGGCCCAGAAGAAGCGCATTGAGGCCATCTTTGCCAAGCACCGGCAGAGACTGGGGAAGAGCGCCTTCCTACAGCTGAAACGGGAACAGCAGCCAGACGAGGATCCGGCGGCCGAGGGCCCGGACGAGCCGGACGGAGCAGTTTCGCAGGCGGGAGAGGAGCCGGCACAAGACCAGAAGAGTCCTGTGCCAGTAGAAGCCCCGCCCACTCTGGAGAAGCAGGTGACCTTCTCAATGGGGCCGGCGCCGCTGGGCGAGTACAACAGCGCGGTGTCCAAACTGAGCGCCGCACTGAGCTCACTGCAGACTGACATGCAGCGGCTGTCCGAGCAGCAGAACCAGCTGCTCCGCAAAAAAGGGGCCCGTACTGCCCCCGGCACACAGGCCTGGGTCATCCCGGCCGACAGCAAGCCCGCTGGCGCGGGGCCGCGATTCGCCAGGGAGCCGGCTCGTGATCACCCGGTGGCCGCCTCCTCCGCATCCCCCTCCCCTTCCCGCAAGGCCACACCCTCCAAGTCCCCACAGGCCTCCCACCGCAGGGCCCAGTCGGCACCCCCCAAAAGCCCCAAGCAGCAGCACCATTCCCGGCCCGTGGAGCTGAAATTCCCCCCCCTGACGCGcgtcctgacccccccccagaacGTGGACACGCTACCCCACCTGCGCAGGGTGTCCCCCCGCCAGTGCAAGGTGCAGACCACGTCCTCTTTCAGCCTGGGTGgggactgccccctggagccccCTGGGCGGCTACTCGATGACAGCGTATCGGAGACGGGCTCCAGTGAGGAGCCCACAGCAGTCCTCTTGGACCTGGACGGGCTGGCCAGGCGAGAGCCGGGGATCAGCGGCGGCTCCGGGGCCCCGTCCGAGTGCTCCTTTGAGAGTGACGGGTCGGCGCCATTTGGGGGCAAACGCAGCAGCCTGATCGAGATCCCACTGTCCTCTCTGCGGGGCGAGGAACCCGACGACGCCACCGACGGCTTCTCCGACTCCATGAGTGACCAAACGGAGCCCGAGCAGAGGGCTGGCGTTGGTTTCTTCTTCAAG GAGGACGAGACGCGGCCAGAGGATGAGATGGCGCAGAGGAGAGCCGCCCTGCTGGAGAGGCAGCAGAAGCGCGCGGAGGAGATGAAGAGGAGGAAACAGGAAcaggagaaggagagggaggCCAG ACTGGCTGCCTTGGATGGCTCCCGCACCCCGGGCGCAGAAGACCGACCCCCGTCGGCCATCACCCCCCCGCCAACCCGCACCCCGCCCCCCGAGGGTACCCCCCAGCGCAGAGGTGACTTCACACGGCAGGAGTACCAGCGGCGGCAGCAGCTGAAGATCATGGAGGACCTGGACAAGGTGCTGCGGCAGAAGCCCACCACCGTACGCGCCGTCAAGAAGCAGCGGCCCAAGACCGTGTTTCGGGACGACTCGGTCCTGTCCCGCAGCCCCGCCAAGGGCTCAATCG GCTCTAAGCTCAACAAGGTGTACTCCCACTCCACTCTCAGCCTGTCCACCATGGCCAACGACACAGGAAACAGTGGGACTCTGACCGTCAGGAAATCTCCCAG CCGATCTCATTCGCCTGCAAGGCTGATGTCACCAAGCCGACTGGCCAGTCAGAATGGTGACAAGGACTGGGATGTCGCTTCCACGGTGTCTTCGCCAGCCTCCGTCCCAGAATACACTG GACCCAAGCTCTACAAAGAGCCCAGCTTCAAGTCCAACAAGTTCATCATCCACAACGCCATCTCCCGGTGCTGTCTGGCCGGCAAGGTCAACGAGGCGCAGAAAAAGAAGATCGTAGAG GAGATGGAGAAGTGCACGGCCAACCACTTCCTGATCCTGTTCCGGGATTCCAGCTGCCAGTTCCGTGCCGTCTACACCATGAACCCCGAGACGGAGGAGCTGGTCCGGCTGGCTGGCACTGGGCCCCGCGTGCTTTGCTCCTCCATGGTGGAGTCCATCTACAAATACAGCTCGGACCGCAAGCAGTTCACTGCCATCCCATCCAAGACCATGTCCATGAGCGTGGATGCTTTCACTATCCCGGCCCACCTGTGGCAGAGCAAGCGGCCCGGCACCCCTAAGAAGCCCAGCACCCCCAAGTAA
- the camsap3 gene encoding calmodulin-regulated spectrin-associated protein 3 isoform X1, whose product MVDSNAMKRTFVVPDIKPLDQYDLTRAKICASLGWLLSKAYGSAENVPVELRDPFYSDQYEQEHIKPPVTHLLLSSELYCRACGLLLGGHSGAPAPPRDNPALLQLLSKRGVAPKDQDVPVTEADLRQKPIKMSAHLAVMDALMAVGATETLKAAKMPSKVEQPGGKPEWEKALLYWVNRLNQRLRESEELTKRPHPSPDLQPVQPACSTRWYWKLVPRAFTVCVREPKDTKAANRYRKDKMAPRHPPSFPVVAGVKDLANGCALASLIHYYCPRLLHLEDLCLKDAMSVADSLYNLQLIRDFCDGCLHSCCPLSLEDLLYTPPPLQANILSFVAELLNWFEVRRPEFVQPLEPLDLEDTSGLNDCITQNSGSNSASPSPFKAPFLPVSSPMTPEGFGKTWTKKPFSRPLSSAVSFSIPFGLDSDVEVVMGNPVASITRSASSDCLNPTSRPAYTPPEDLSQLLDHEPGPAGPQASHRASWSTHARPTRALENGLGEGVDLPTIEEALQIIHNESKLEPRLHPDGAPDGFYLHSPDGSPAPLSSSAPAHPGILCRAGEDRELGRRRSRRTSEGSRDDDSVLRDGSVDSDASEDLPKTQGVTPVDAVTPLGRPSEPHGDDGPDSGVRMTTFAERKKKLVPDTPTGEAPPTPMTTWAQKSEESPGKSPALNTEMSELGARLEERRRAIEAQKKRIEAIFAKHRQRLGKSAFLQLKREQQPDEDPAAEGPDEPDGAVSQAGEEPAQDQKSPVPVEAPPTLEKQVTFSMGPAPLGEYNSAVSKLSAALSSLQTDMQRLSEQQNQLLRKKGARTAPGTQAWVIPADSKPAGAGPRFAREPARDHPVAASSASPSPSRKATPSKSPQASHRRAQSAPPKSPKQQHHSRPVELKFPPLTRVLTPPQNVDTLPHLRRVSPRQCKVQTTSSFSLGGDCPLEPPGRLLDDSVSETGSSEEPTAVLLDLDGLARREPGISGGSGAPSECSFESDGSAPFGGKRSSLIEIPLSSLRGEEPDDATDGFSDSMSDQTEPEQRAGVGFFFKEDETRPEDEMAQRRAALLERQQKRAEEMKRRKQEQEKEREARLAALDGSRTPGAEDRPPSAITPPPTRTPPPEGTPQRRGDFTRQEYQRRQQLKIMEDLDKVLRQKPTTVRAVKKQRPKTVFRDDSVLSRSPAKGSIGSKLNKVYSHSTLSLSTMANDTGNSGTLTVRKSPSRSHSPARLMSPSRLASQNGDKDWDVASTVSSPASVPEYTGPKLYKEPSFKSNKFIIHNAISRCCLAGKVNEAQKKKIVEEMEKCTANHFLILFRDSSCQFRAVYTMNPETEELVRLAGTGPRVLCSSMVESIYKYSSDRKQFTAIPSKTMSMSVDAFTIPAHLWQSKRPGTPKKPSTPK is encoded by the exons ATGGTGGATTCCAATGCGATGAAGAGGACTTTCGTGGTCCCGGACATCAAGCCTTTGGATCAGTACGATTTGACTAGGGCGAAAATATGCGCCAGTTTGGGCTGGCTTCTGTCTAAAGCGTACGGCAGTgcag AGAACGTGCCTGTGGAGCTGCGGGACCCCTTCTACAGTGACCAGTATGAACAGGAGCACATCAAGCCCCCCGTCACGCACCTTCTGCTATCTTCTGAGCTGTACTGCCGGGCCTGCGGCCTGCTGCTAGGAGGCCACTCTGGGGCTCCGGCGCCCCCTAGAGACAACCCTGccctcctgcagctcctctcCAAGAGGGGCGTGGCCCCAAAGGACCAGGATGTCCCAGTGACAGAGGCCGACCTTCGACAGAAGCCTATCAAGATG AGTGCCCACTTGGCAGTGATGGACGCCCTGATGGCCGTGGGCGCCACGGAGACCCTGAAGGCGGCGAAGATGCCAAGCAAGGTCGAGCAGCCGGGAGGCAAGCCTGAATGGGAAAAAGCCCTTCTCTACTGGGTCAACCGG TTGAACCAGAGACTCAGAGAGAGTGAAGAACTGACCAAGAGACCTCATCCCAGCCCAGACTTACAGCCTGTACAGCCTGCT TGCTCGACCCGCTGGTACTGGAAGCTTGTTCCT AGGGCCTTCACGGTTTGCGTGAGGGAGCCGAAGGACACGAAGGCAGCG AATCGTTACAGGAAGGATAAGATGGCACCCAGACACCCCCCTAGTTTCCCAGTAGTGGCCGGTGTGAAGGACCTCGCTAATGGCTGTGCACTTGCATCACTCATCCATTACTACTGCCCCAGACTGCTGCATCTAGAAG ATCTGTGTTTGAAGGACGCAATGTCCGTGGCAGATAGCCTTTACAACCTGCAGCTGATTCGGGATTTTTGCGATGGCTGCTTGCATAGCTGCTGCCCCCTATCTCTGGAGGACCTACTCTACACCCCACCGCCACTCCAG GCCAATATCTTGAGCTTTGTGGCAGAGCTGCTGAACTGGTTTGAAGTGCGCCGGCCCGAGTTTGTCCAACCGCTAGAACCTCTGGACCTGGAAG ATACCTCTGGGCTGAATGACTGCATTACCCAGAACAGCGGCAGCAACAG TGCCTCTCCCTCCCCGTTCAAAGCGCCCTTTCTGCCCGTCTCCTCACCCATGACCCCAG AAGGATTCGGGAAAACATGGACTAAGAAGCCATTTAG tcGTCCCCTCTCCTCTGCCGTCTCCTTCAGCATCCCGTTCGGCCTGGACAGTGACGTGGAGGTGGTGATGGGCAATCCCGTCGCCTCTATCACCCGTTCCGCGAGCTCCGACTGCCTGAATCCCACCAGCCGGCCCGCCTACACGCCACCGGAGGACCTCAGCCAGCTCCTGGACCATGAACCGGGGCCCGCTGGGCCCCAGGCATCACACCGGGCCTCATGGAGCACACATGCACGCCCcacccgggctttggagaacgGACTGGGCGAGGGGGTGGACCTGCCCACCATTGAGGAGGCGCTGCAGATCATCCACAATGAGAGCAAGCTGGAGCCTCGACTGCACCCCGACGGAGCCCCCGACGGCTTCTACTTGCACTCCCCCGATGGCAGCCCAGCCCCCCTCAGCTCCTCGGCCCCAGCCCATCCGGGTATCCTGTGTCGTGCTGGGGAAGATCGGGAGTTGGGCCGGAGGCGGAGCCGGCGAACCTCGGAGGGCTCTCGGGACGACGACTCGGTCCTGCGGGATGGCAGTGTGGACTCTGATGCTTCTGAGGATCTCCCCAAGACCCAGGGGGTCACGCCAGTGGATGCTGTGACTCCGCTGGGCCGTCCATCGGAACCCCATGGCGACGATGGCCCCGACAGTGGCGTGCGGATGACCACCTTCGCAGAGCGTAAGAAGAAGCTGGTGCCGGACACGCCCACCGGCGAGGCTCCGCCCACTCCCATGACCACCTGGGCCCAGAAGTCGGAGGAAAGTCCTGGCAAGAGCCCCGCCCTCAACACGGAGATGTCGGAGCTGGGGGCGCGACTGGAGGAGCGGCGCCGGGCCATCGAGGCCCAGAAGAAGCGCATTGAGGCCATCTTTGCCAAGCACCGGCAGAGACTGGGGAAGAGCGCCTTCCTACAGCTGAAACGGGAACAGCAGCCAGACGAGGATCCGGCGGCCGAGGGCCCGGACGAGCCGGACGGAGCAGTTTCGCAGGCGGGAGAGGAGCCGGCACAAGACCAGAAGAGTCCTGTGCCAGTAGAAGCCCCGCCCACTCTGGAGAAGCAGGTGACCTTCTCAATGGGGCCGGCGCCGCTGGGCGAGTACAACAGCGCGGTGTCCAAACTGAGCGCCGCACTGAGCTCACTGCAGACTGACATGCAGCGGCTGTCCGAGCAGCAGAACCAGCTGCTCCGCAAAAAAGGGGCCCGTACTGCCCCCGGCACACAGGCCTGGGTCATCCCGGCCGACAGCAAGCCCGCTGGCGCGGGGCCGCGATTCGCCAGGGAGCCGGCTCGTGATCACCCGGTGGCCGCCTCCTCCGCATCCCCCTCCCCTTCCCGCAAGGCCACACCCTCCAAGTCCCCACAGGCCTCCCACCGCAGGGCCCAGTCGGCACCCCCCAAAAGCCCCAAGCAGCAGCACCATTCCCGGCCCGTGGAGCTGAAATTCCCCCCCCTGACGCGcgtcctgacccccccccagaacGTGGACACGCTACCCCACCTGCGCAGGGTGTCCCCCCGCCAGTGCAAGGTGCAGACCACGTCCTCTTTCAGCCTGGGTGgggactgccccctggagccccCTGGGCGGCTACTCGATGACAGCGTATCGGAGACGGGCTCCAGTGAGGAGCCCACAGCAGTCCTCTTGGACCTGGACGGGCTGGCCAGGCGAGAGCCGGGGATCAGCGGCGGCTCCGGGGCCCCGTCCGAGTGCTCCTTTGAGAGTGACGGGTCGGCGCCATTTGGGGGCAAACGCAGCAGCCTGATCGAGATCCCACTGTCCTCTCTGCGGGGCGAGGAACCCGACGACGCCACCGACGGCTTCTCCGACTCCATGAGTGACCAAACGGAGCCCGAGCAGAGGGCTGGCGTTGGTTTCTTCTTCAAG GAGGACGAGACGCGGCCAGAGGATGAGATGGCGCAGAGGAGAGCCGCCCTGCTGGAGAGGCAGCAGAAGCGCGCGGAGGAGATGAAGAGGAGGAAACAGGAAcaggagaaggagagggaggCCAG ACTGGCTGCCTTGGATGGCTCCCGCACCCCGGGCGCAGAAGACCGACCCCCGTCGGCCATCACCCCCCCGCCAACCCGCACCCCGCCCCCCGAGGGTACCCCCCAGCGCAGAGGTGACTTCACACGGCAGGAGTACCAGCGGCGGCAGCAGCTGAAGATCATGGAGGACCTGGACAAGGTGCTGCGGCAGAAGCCCACCACCGTACGCGCCGTCAAGAAGCAGCGGCCCAAGACCGTGTTTCGGGACGACTCGGTCCTGTCCCGCAGCCCCGCCAAGGGCTCAATCG GCTCTAAGCTCAACAAGGTGTACTCCCACTCCACTCTCAGCCTGTCCACCATGGCCAACGACACAGGAAACAGTGGGACTCTGACCGTCAGGAAATCTCCCAG CCGATCTCATTCGCCTGCAAGGCTGATGTCACCAAGCCGACTGGCCAGTCAGAATGGTGACAAGGACTGGGATGTCGCTTCCACGGTGTCTTCGCCAGCCTCCGTCCCAGAATACACTG GACCCAAGCTCTACAAAGAGCCCAGCTTCAAGTCCAACAAGTTCATCATCCACAACGCCATCTCCCGGTGCTGTCTGGCCGGCAAGGTCAACGAGGCGCAGAAAAAGAAGATCGTAGAG GAGATGGAGAAGTGCACGGCCAACCACTTCCTGATCCTGTTCCGGGATTCCAGCTGCCAGTTCCGTGCCGTCTACACCATGAACCCCGAGACGGAGGAGCTGGTCCGGCTGGCTGGCACTGGGCCCCGCGTGCTTTGCTCCTCCATGGTGGAGTCCATCTACAAATACAGCTCGGACCGCAAGCAGTTCACTGCCATCCCATCCAAGACCATGTCCATGAGCGTGGATGCTTTCACTATCCCGGCCCACCTGTGGCAGAGCAAGCGGCCCGGCACCCCTAAGAAGCCCAGCACCCCCAAGTAA